One genomic region from Nostoc sphaeroides encodes:
- a CDS encoding rod shape-determining protein — MGIDLGTANTLVYVSGKGIVLQEPSVVAIDVNEKVALAVGEEAKKMLGRTPGNVIALRPLRDGVIADFDIAELMLKSFIQRVNEGKSLILPRIVIGIPSGVTGVERRAVMDAAHQAGARKVYLIDEPVAAAIGAGLPVAEPTGNMIIDIGGGTTEVAVLSLQGTVISESVRIAGDELTEAIIQYIKKVHNLVIGERTAEDIKIRIGSAYPTNDDNDAMMEVRGLHLLSGLPRTVTIKGPEIRESMLEPLSVIIEAVKRTLERTPPELAADIIDRGIMLAGGGALLKGIDTLISHETGIVTHIAADPLCCVVLGTGRVLENFKQLERVVTESSRNM, encoded by the coding sequence ATGGGTATCGACCTCGGTACTGCTAACACCCTCGTTTATGTATCTGGTAAAGGTATTGTACTGCAAGAGCCTTCTGTAGTTGCTATCGATGTCAATGAAAAGGTAGCACTGGCAGTAGGAGAAGAAGCCAAAAAAATGCTCGGTCGTACACCTGGAAATGTGATTGCCCTCCGCCCCTTGCGCGATGGTGTAATTGCTGATTTCGATATAGCCGAGCTAATGCTCAAAAGCTTTATTCAACGTGTAAATGAAGGCAAATCATTAATTTTACCTCGAATTGTTATTGGTATTCCCAGTGGTGTCACTGGGGTAGAAAGGCGAGCTGTAATGGATGCAGCTCATCAAGCAGGAGCAAGAAAAGTTTATTTAATCGATGAACCTGTAGCTGCTGCCATTGGTGCAGGACTACCTGTTGCTGAACCCACTGGCAACATGATCATCGATATTGGTGGTGGCACAACAGAAGTTGCAGTACTGAGTCTTCAGGGTACGGTAATCAGTGAATCAGTACGCATTGCTGGGGATGAACTGACTGAAGCGATCATTCAGTATATTAAGAAAGTTCATAACTTAGTTATTGGTGAACGTACCGCCGAGGACATCAAGATTCGGATTGGTTCTGCCTATCCTACTAATGATGATAATGACGCGATGATGGAAGTCCGAGGCTTACACCTGCTTTCTGGTCTTCCGCGAACTGTAACCATCAAAGGCCCTGAAATCCGTGAAAGTATGTTGGAACCGCTATCAGTAATTATAGAAGCTGTGAAGCGGACACTAGAACGTACACCTCCAGAACTGGCGGCAGACATTATCGACAGAGGTATTATGTTAGCTGGTGGTGGTGCTTTGCTCAAAGGCATAGATACCTTAATTAGCCATGAAACGGGGATTGTCACCCACATTGCTGCCGATCCTCTCTGCTGTGTTGTGTTGGGAACAGGTCGTGTGTTAGAAAACTTTAAACAGTTAGAACGAGTTGTCACTGAAAGCTCTCGCAATATGTAG
- a CDS encoding FAD-binding oxidoreductase, translating into MKAMSNDKPQAVCASDFASIVGEENAVCLWENIELSQQKPIQQAIASGNSPSCIVYPRTQQQLAAVIATAYTNNWRILPCGSCSKLSWGGLAKGVDVVVSTQRMNQLIEHAVGDLTVTVEAGMKFSDLQALLAKSRQFLALDPAAPESATIGGIVATGDTGSLRQRYGSVRDQLLGITFVRADGEIAKAGGRVVKNVAGYDLMKLLTGSYGTLGFISQLTFRLYPLAEASGTVVLTGSAEAVSQAADILRGSALTPVQADLLSTKLVSSLGLGQGLGLIARFQSISESVKEQSNRVLEVGQKLGLDGAIFADGDEANLWQRLQERIHTTATESVITCKIGVLPTAAVEILTQVELGLIHISSGLGLLQLEDENKVLKVRDELRSAGGDRTQTNSGFLTILDAPVAVKEQIDVWGYTGNALPLMRRIKEQFDSKNILSPGRFVGGI; encoded by the coding sequence ATGAAAGCGATGTCTAACGACAAGCCGCAAGCCGTCTGCGCTTCTGATTTTGCATCTATCGTCGGCGAAGAAAATGCTGTTTGTCTGTGGGAAAATATAGAACTAAGTCAGCAAAAACCTATCCAACAGGCTATAGCTTCTGGAAATTCTCCCAGTTGTATCGTCTATCCCCGCACTCAACAACAGCTAGCCGCAGTCATCGCTACAGCTTACACTAACAACTGGCGTATTCTCCCCTGTGGTAGTTGCAGTAAACTTAGCTGGGGCGGTTTAGCTAAGGGCGTTGATGTTGTAGTTAGTACACAACGCATGAACCAACTGATTGAACACGCTGTTGGGGATTTGACTGTCACAGTAGAAGCTGGGATGAAGTTCTCTGATTTGCAAGCACTTTTGGCAAAATCGCGGCAATTTCTTGCTCTTGACCCCGCAGCACCAGAGTCTGCAACCATTGGTGGTATTGTTGCCACAGGTGATACAGGTTCTCTGCGACAACGTTATGGTAGTGTGCGCGACCAGTTACTAGGTATTACTTTTGTACGTGCTGATGGAGAAATTGCTAAAGCTGGGGGAAGAGTAGTTAAAAATGTCGCCGGATATGATTTGATGAAGTTGCTTACTGGATCTTATGGCACATTAGGCTTTATTAGTCAACTAACTTTTCGCCTGTATCCGCTAGCAGAGGCATCGGGAACGGTGGTACTAACGGGTAGTGCAGAGGCTGTATCTCAAGCGGCTGATATCCTTCGAGGTTCGGCGTTAACACCAGTTCAGGCTGATTTGCTATCAACTAAGTTGGTGTCTAGTTTAGGTTTGGGGCAAGGACTGGGATTAATTGCCCGGTTTCAAAGTATTAGTGAGAGTGTTAAGGAACAGTCAAACCGAGTTTTGGAAGTAGGGCAAAAGTTGGGTTTAGATGGGGCAATTTTTGCTGATGGTGATGAGGCTAATCTATGGCAGAGATTGCAAGAACGAATCCATACTACTGCTACAGAATCAGTAATTACCTGCAAAATAGGAGTGTTACCGACTGCTGCTGTGGAGATTTTAACTCAGGTGGAGTTGGGTTTAATTCATATAAGTAGTGGTTTAGGTTTGTTACAATTAGAGGATGAAAATAAAGTTTTGAAAGTGCGCGATGAGCTACGATCCGCCGGAGGCGATCGCACTCAAACTAATAGTGGTTTTTTAACAATTCTGGATGCACCAGTGGCGGTTAAAGAACAAATAGATGTTTGGGGTTATACGGGAAATGCTTTGCCTTTGATGCGCCGTATTAAGGAACAGTTTGATAGTAAGAATATTTTAAGTCCTGGGCGGTTTGTGGGTGGAATTTAA
- the mreC gene encoding rod shape-determining protein MreC, whose amino-acid sequence MVTIRRWWDHKGLQIGLIALVVGSAWILRQTQGELVLETYQAITRPLEMLQSGPTPEERLRDARILELETRIVDLESQKTKLQDLLGYVEKEPLASRPIPARVVGRSADQWWQQVTLNRGANAGIQEGFIVKAEGGLVGLVESVTPNTSRVLLISDLKSQVGVSVSRTAAKGVLRGDSSAEAVLEFYEKVPNVKVGDLVSTSTYSQKFPSGLAVGRIKSLDLKKLPASVAKIELFPPIRSLDWVAVYPKPENQELVNQAPKKSK is encoded by the coding sequence ATGGTTACAATACGGCGTTGGTGGGATCATAAAGGGTTACAAATCGGGTTGATAGCTCTAGTAGTTGGTAGTGCTTGGATATTGCGACAAACTCAAGGTGAACTGGTGCTTGAGACATACCAGGCAATTACCCGTCCGTTAGAGATGTTGCAGTCAGGGCCAACTCCAGAAGAACGTCTCAGAGATGCACGGATATTGGAATTGGAAACCCGTATAGTAGATTTGGAAAGTCAAAAGACCAAGCTACAAGATTTATTAGGCTATGTGGAAAAAGAGCCATTGGCATCACGGCCAATTCCAGCGCGGGTAGTAGGACGTAGTGCTGACCAGTGGTGGCAACAAGTTACTTTGAATCGCGGTGCCAATGCAGGGATTCAGGAAGGCTTCATAGTCAAGGCAGAGGGCGGATTAGTGGGTTTAGTCGAGAGCGTAACTCCCAATACTAGCCGCGTGTTGTTAATTAGCGATCTCAAAAGTCAAGTGGGTGTATCAGTTAGCCGCACAGCAGCTAAAGGCGTTTTGCGAGGGGATTCTTCAGCAGAAGCTGTGCTGGAGTTTTATGAAAAAGTCCCAAATGTCAAGGTAGGAGATTTAGTTTCCACATCTACTTATAGTCAGAAATTCCCATCTGGTTTAGCAGTAGGACGAATCAAGTCGCTGGATTTAAAGAAACTCCCGGCATCAGTAGCGAAAATTGAGCTTTTTCCGCCAATCCGCTCTCTTGATTGGGTAGCTGTTTATCCAAAGCCAGAAAACCAAGAGTTGGTAAATCAAGCGCCGAAAAAATCTAAGTAA
- a CDS encoding single-stranded DNA-binding protein: MSINVVTLIGRVGGDPEIKYFESGSVKCKLTLAVNRRTKEGEHTDWFNLELWGKTAEVAGNYVRKGRQIAVKGSLKFDTWSDRQTGANRSSPVIQVDQLDLLGSKRDSEGGGDFSPENF; the protein is encoded by the coding sequence ATGAGTATTAATGTTGTCACCCTCATTGGTCGTGTAGGCGGCGATCCAGAGATTAAGTATTTTGAGTCTGGTAGTGTTAAGTGTAAATTAACACTAGCTGTTAATCGCCGTACTAAAGAAGGCGAACATACTGACTGGTTTAATTTGGAGCTATGGGGAAAAACGGCTGAGGTGGCAGGTAATTATGTACGTAAAGGCAGGCAAATTGCAGTCAAAGGTTCCTTGAAGTTTGACACATGGAGCGATCGCCAAACAGGAGCAAACCGATCCTCACCAGTTATCCAAGTAGATCAACTGGATTTATTAGGTTCTAAGCGCGATTCAGAAGGGGGCGGAGATTTTTCGCCAGAGAATTTCTAA
- a CDS encoding SIMPL domain-containing protein, with translation MTRAALSGSKFPSGNLWKILPLAILLCVAFTLPTLAQEKEKLWRTLSVSGRGVETIPTTLAQVSLGVEIQGKTAQEVQQEAARRSSAVVAFLKSQNVEKLQTTGIQLNPVYSYTNNVQRITGYAANNTVSFRIPTEKAGTLLDDAVKAGATQINGISFVANDEAIAAAQKQALKEATQDAQQQADAVFSALGFKSKEVVSIQVNNASAPPPPMFLRAEASKLANADASTPVVGGEQQVEASVTLQISY, from the coding sequence ATGACTAGAGCCGCTTTATCCGGTTCTAAGTTTCCATCTGGAAACCTGTGGAAAATACTGCCTTTAGCAATACTATTATGTGTAGCTTTTACACTGCCTACATTGGCACAAGAAAAAGAGAAATTGTGGCGAACCCTCAGTGTCAGTGGTCGCGGAGTTGAAACAATTCCTACAACCCTGGCACAAGTAAGTTTAGGAGTGGAGATTCAGGGGAAAACAGCCCAGGAGGTACAGCAAGAAGCCGCCCGGAGGTCATCGGCTGTAGTTGCGTTCCTCAAGAGCCAAAATGTCGAAAAATTACAAACTACTGGTATTCAGCTTAATCCAGTTTACAGCTACACCAATAATGTGCAGAGGATTACAGGTTATGCTGCCAATAACACAGTAAGTTTTCGCATTCCTACCGAGAAAGCTGGTACATTATTGGATGATGCAGTGAAAGCGGGTGCAACACAAATTAATGGTATTAGTTTTGTTGCTAATGATGAAGCGATCGCGGCTGCTCAAAAACAAGCATTAAAAGAAGCTACCCAAGACGCCCAGCAGCAAGCTGATGCCGTTTTCAGTGCCTTGGGTTTCAAATCCAAAGAAGTGGTGAGCATTCAAGTTAATAATGCCAGTGCGCCTCCACCACCGATGTTTTTACGGGCTGAGGCTTCAAAGTTAGCCAACGCCGATGCTTCCACCCCTGTCGTTGGTGGTGAACAGCAAGTAGAAGCATCGGTGACATTGCAAATTAGTTATTAG
- a CDS encoding (Fe-S)-binding protein codes for MQVSENSVNNTASLKNLKGFDESHPPDPKLIDSCVHCGFCLSTCPSYRVLGKEMDSPRGRIYLMDAINEGEIALNTATVEHFDSCLGCLACVSTCPSGVQYDKLISATRHQVERNYPRSLPDKFFRQLIFSLFPYPNLLRILLVPLLVYQKLGFAKFFRATGLLNKISPRLAAMESILPEITLKSFQDNLPSVIPAKGEKRYRVGVILGCVQRLFFSPVNEATVRVLTANGCEVVIPKSQGCCAALPEHQGQTEQAKALARQMIDSFANTDVDFVIINAAGCGHTLKEYGHILEDDLEYREKAKDFAAKVKDAQEFLATVGLTAKLSALTDKPLNLVYQDACHLLHGQKISVQPRQILRQIPGVKLREPIDAALCCGSAGVYNMLQPEVSEELGRQKVENLLNTGAELIASANPGCTLQITKHLQSQGKKISVIHPMELLDYSIRGEKLKL; via the coding sequence ATGCAAGTTTCCGAAAATTCTGTTAATAATACGGCTAGTTTAAAGAATTTGAAGGGGTTTGATGAGAGTCATCCGCCTGACCCAAAGTTGATTGATAGTTGTGTGCATTGTGGATTTTGTCTCTCGACTTGTCCGAGTTATCGGGTGCTGGGTAAGGAGATGGATTCTCCTAGAGGACGTATCTATTTAATGGATGCAATTAATGAGGGTGAGATTGCTTTAAATACGGCAACTGTAGAACATTTTGATTCTTGTTTGGGGTGTCTTGCTTGTGTGAGTACTTGTCCTTCTGGTGTGCAGTATGACAAGTTGATTTCTGCAACTCGTCATCAAGTTGAACGAAATTATCCCCGCAGTTTACCAGATAAATTTTTTCGTCAACTGATATTTTCTTTGTTTCCTTATCCTAATCTTTTACGGATTTTATTAGTTCCGTTGTTGGTTTATCAAAAGTTGGGGTTTGCTAAATTCTTTCGCGCTACGGGTTTACTGAATAAAATATCGCCCCGTTTGGCAGCAATGGAATCTATTCTGCCAGAAATTACTCTCAAATCTTTTCAAGATAATTTGCCTAGTGTGATTCCTGCGAAAGGTGAGAAGCGGTATCGCGTTGGGGTAATTTTGGGTTGTGTGCAACGGTTGTTTTTCTCACCCGTGAATGAAGCAACGGTAAGAGTTTTAACGGCGAATGGTTGTGAAGTGGTGATTCCGAAATCTCAAGGTTGTTGTGCGGCGCTTCCCGAACACCAAGGACAAACAGAACAGGCGAAAGCTTTAGCAAGGCAGATGATTGATAGTTTTGCCAACACTGATGTCGATTTCGTGATAATCAATGCTGCTGGTTGCGGTCATACTTTAAAAGAATACGGTCATATTTTAGAAGATGATCTAGAATATCGGGAAAAAGCGAAGGATTTTGCAGCTAAAGTTAAAGATGCCCAAGAGTTTTTGGCAACTGTTGGCTTAACAGCGAAACTTTCAGCGTTGACTGATAAACCATTGAATTTAGTTTATCAAGATGCTTGTCATTTATTACATGGACAAAAGATTAGTGTACAACCGCGTCAGATATTGCGGCAAATTCCAGGGGTGAAGTTGAGAGAACCAATAGATGCAGCTTTATGTTGTGGCAGCGCTGGGGTTTATAATATGCTGCAACCAGAAGTTTCTGAAGAATTGGGTCGGCAAAAAGTAGAGAATTTGTTGAATACTGGTGCTGAGTTAATTGCTTCTGCTAATCCTGGGTGTACTTTGCAGATTACTAAGCATTTGCAGTCGCAAGGTAAGAAGATTTCAGTTATTCACCCGATGGAGTTGTTAGATTATTCGATTCGGGGTGAAAAGTTGAAATTGTAG
- the mreD gene encoding rod shape-determining protein MreD, whose protein sequence is MKIPAFGGSRQKKPKSSQRKSKFRIQPLSRWHPGVRQLLGWIVTASSVLLCLLLLPTRLPGMELLGIAPNWLLIWVVAWSVKRTVFAGALAGIVLGLLQDSMTSPNPTHALSLGIVGILTALLQKQRFIEEDFISIAVIVFVMAVLAETIFGLQLTLMGNERKVTDIWTYYQRVALASAILSSLWAPVVYYPLNLWWQRMKLLEQ, encoded by the coding sequence ATGAAGATTCCTGCATTTGGTGGTAGCAGGCAGAAAAAGCCAAAATCATCACAGCGAAAATCGAAATTCCGAATCCAGCCACTTTCTCGTTGGCATCCTGGTGTACGTCAGTTGTTGGGTTGGATAGTTACGGCTAGTTCTGTACTCTTATGTTTGCTATTATTGCCAACCCGCTTACCGGGTATGGAATTATTGGGAATTGCCCCAAACTGGCTGTTAATTTGGGTGGTAGCTTGGAGTGTGAAGCGCACAGTGTTTGCCGGAGCCTTGGCAGGTATAGTTCTGGGGCTACTTCAAGATTCAATGACATCACCTAACCCTACTCATGCTCTTAGTTTAGGTATAGTGGGAATTTTAACTGCTCTGCTCCAGAAACAGCGTTTTATCGAAGAAGATTTTATTTCAATTGCTGTAATTGTCTTTGTGATGGCAGTTTTGGCAGAAACTATTTTTGGGTTGCAATTAACTTTGATGGGGAATGAGCGCAAAGTAACAGATATTTGGACATATTACCAGCGTGTCGCCCTAGCCTCTGCCATTCTTAGTAGTCTGTGGGCACCTGTGGTCTATTATCCGCTAAATCTTTGGTGGCAACGGATGAAATTGTTGGAACAATAG
- the msrB gene encoding peptide-methionine (R)-S-oxide reductase MsrB, producing MDKRYFLQASAVIVGTALLSRYINWGSEAMTTSNSGFEITKPEEEWRTILTPEQFNVLRKHGTERPHTSPLDKEYDNGTYYCAACELPLFTSDTKFNSGTGWPSFFKPIEGAIATTVDRSLFMTRTEVHCSRCGGHLGHVFDDGPAPTGKRYCMNGVSLKFTPA from the coding sequence ATGGACAAACGGTATTTTTTACAGGCTAGTGCAGTAATAGTCGGCACAGCCTTGTTATCAAGGTATATCAATTGGGGGTCAGAAGCGATGACAACTTCTAATAGTGGATTTGAAATTACCAAACCTGAAGAAGAGTGGCGTACTATTTTAACGCCAGAACAGTTTAATGTATTGCGTAAACACGGGACTGAACGCCCTCACACCAGCCCATTGGATAAGGAATACGACAATGGTACTTATTATTGTGCTGCGTGTGAACTCCCATTGTTTACATCTGATACCAAATTTAACAGTGGTACTGGCTGGCCTAGCTTCTTTAAGCCGATTGAAGGTGCGATCGCTACTACTGTAGATCGGTCGTTGTTTATGACCAGAACTGAAGTGCATTGTAGTCGCTGTGGTGGTCATCTGGGTCATGTTTTTGATGACGGCCCTGCACCCACAGGCAAGCGCTATTGCATGAATGGGGTTTCCTTGAAGTTTACTCCTGCCTAA